In Salinarimonas sp., a genomic segment contains:
- a CDS encoding precorrin-2 C(20)-methyltransferase, translating to MSANPSIVGIGLGPGDPDLMSVRARAALEGADRLAHFCKAGRRGNARTIADAVVGADPAREIAMVYPVTTEIPVEDPAYAEALAGFYEACVARLLDEVAAGRSVGVLCEGDPFFYGSWMHLWRRLKDRTPVETIPAITAMSGAWTAVEAPITWGDDVLTVLPGTLPAAALARRLADTDAAVIMKLGRNWPKVRDALAEAGLSARAVYVERATMAGERAIPVTEVPEDHVAPYFSLVIVPGDGRRP from the coding sequence ATGAGCGCGAATCCCTCCATCGTCGGCATCGGCCTCGGGCCGGGCGACCCGGACCTGATGAGCGTACGGGCCCGCGCGGCGCTCGAAGGGGCCGACCGGCTCGCCCATTTCTGCAAGGCGGGCCGGCGCGGCAATGCGCGGACCATCGCCGACGCGGTGGTCGGCGCCGATCCGGCGCGGGAGATCGCCATGGTCTACCCCGTCACGACCGAGATCCCGGTGGAGGACCCGGCCTATGCGGAGGCTCTGGCCGGCTTCTACGAGGCGTGCGTCGCGCGGCTCCTGGACGAAGTCGCCGCAGGGCGCAGCGTCGGCGTCCTCTGCGAGGGCGACCCCTTCTTCTACGGCTCGTGGATGCATCTGTGGCGGCGGCTGAAGGACCGCACCCCGGTGGAGACCATCCCCGCGATCACCGCCATGTCCGGCGCCTGGACGGCCGTCGAGGCGCCGATCACCTGGGGCGACGACGTGCTCACCGTCCTGCCCGGCACGCTCCCCGCGGCCGCGCTCGCGCGTCGGCTGGCGGACACCGACGCCGCCGTGATCATGAAGCTCGGCCGGAACTGGCCCAAGGTCCGCGACGCGCTCGCCGAAGCCGGGCTTTCGGCGCGGGCGGTCTACGTCGAACGCGCGACCATGGCGGGCGAGCGGGCGATCCCCGTCACGGAGGTGCCGGAGGACCACGTCGCGCCGTATTTCTCGCTCGTGATCGTCCCCGGCGACGGGAGGCGGCCGTGA
- a CDS encoding precorrin-8X methylmutase: MLSGYDYIRDGGAIYARSFAIIREEADLARFEGAAERVVVRMIHACGMTDLPKDVEMSPDFTEAGVAALQRGAPILCDAKMVANGVTRARLPAGNEVICTLDDPRTPDLAKAIGNTRSAGAMELWREHMEGALVAIGNAPTALFRLLELLDAGWPKPAAVIGIPVGFVGAAESKEALAGDGRVPFVVVHGRRGGSAMTAAAINALASAVE, from the coding sequence CTGTTGAGCGGCTACGACTACATCCGCGACGGCGGCGCGATCTACGCGCGCTCCTTCGCCATCATTCGCGAAGAGGCCGACCTCGCCCGGTTCGAGGGTGCGGCCGAGCGGGTCGTCGTGCGCATGATCCACGCCTGCGGCATGACCGACCTGCCGAAGGATGTGGAGATGTCCCCCGATTTCACCGAGGCCGGCGTCGCGGCCCTCCAGCGCGGCGCGCCGATCCTGTGCGACGCCAAGATGGTGGCGAACGGCGTCACCCGCGCGCGTCTGCCCGCGGGCAACGAGGTGATCTGCACCCTCGACGACCCGCGCACCCCCGATCTCGCGAAGGCGATCGGCAACACCCGCTCGGCCGGGGCGATGGAGCTGTGGCGCGAGCACATGGAGGGCGCGCTCGTCGCCATCGGCAACGCGCCGACGGCCCTGTTCCGGCTGCTCGAGCTCCTCGACGCCGGCTGGCCCAAGCCGGCGGCGGTGATCGGAATTCCCGTCGGTTTCGTCGGCGCGGCGGAATCGAAGGAGGCGCTCGCTGGTGACGGGCGGGTGCCCTTCGTCGTGGTTCACGGTCGCCGCGGCGGCTCGGCGATGACGGCGGCGGCGATCAACGCGCTCGCGAGCGCGGTCGAATGA
- the cobG gene encoding precorrin-3B synthase encodes MSAASMRRGWCPGARRPMETGDGLLVRVHPPRGALSATQASALADAAEACGNGLLDVTARGNLQIRGVSEATHPAVLERLSAAGLLEAAGDGPYRLTLVSPLAGIDPEEEAFDAAALAAEIEARVGDAAADLPAKFHVAVDGGGTLPLPPGADVRVAPAQGGVAIGLAAGDGYVWYGPVPLETAAETVATVLAAFRDKRGDARRLRDISPDAAETFATAMAHATPLSFPVGEGGSAEPRRMGRAGRAFGEAETDSANPDTAVSASRNAAPVRRAPSVTPLRGAPPSPTGKDRGVAGFICDGALLLALPFGRATAAQLRAAADWAQAHGGGEIRLSFTRGVLIPHLSPAAAETIGGEAEAAGFVTDPADPRLALIACPGAPACGRGNTVAPRDALALADAVGALAAAGARIHVSACPKGCAHPRAADLTLVGRPDGRYDVVPGGAAGDAPVAALPSSTIAAILRRTHDPRGLAAAFEGQTC; translated from the coding sequence ATGAGCGCAGCCTCGATGCGACGCGGCTGGTGCCCCGGGGCGCGCCGCCCGATGGAGACGGGCGACGGGCTGCTGGTGCGCGTCCACCCGCCGCGCGGGGCTCTCTCGGCGACGCAGGCCTCCGCGCTCGCGGATGCGGCGGAGGCCTGCGGCAACGGTCTGCTCGATGTGACGGCGCGCGGAAACCTGCAGATACGCGGCGTGAGCGAGGCGACGCATCCTGCTGTTCTCGAACGCCTTTCCGCAGCCGGCCTGCTGGAGGCGGCCGGGGACGGGCCTTATCGCCTGACGCTCGTCTCGCCGCTCGCCGGGATCGATCCGGAGGAGGAGGCGTTCGACGCGGCGGCGCTGGCGGCGGAGATCGAGGCGCGGGTCGGGGATGCGGCCGCTGATTTGCCGGCGAAGTTCCATGTTGCCGTGGACGGCGGCGGAACGCTGCCGCTCCCGCCCGGGGCGGACGTCCGGGTCGCGCCGGCGCAGGGCGGGGTCGCGATCGGGCTCGCGGCGGGGGACGGGTATGTGTGGTATGGGCCCGTTCCGTTGGAGACGGCGGCGGAGACCGTGGCAACCGTCCTCGCCGCCTTCCGCGACAAGCGCGGCGACGCCCGCCGGCTGCGCGACATCTCGCCCGACGCCGCTGAGACGTTCGCCACAGCGATGGCACACGCGACACCTCTCTCCTTCCCTGTAGGGGAAGGTGGCTCGGCGGAGCCGAGACGGATGGGGCGCGCGGGACGCGCGTTCGGCGAAGCCGAAACCGACAGCGCGAACCCGGACACGGCGGTTTCCGCTTCGCGGAACGCGGCGCCGGTGCGCCGCGCCCCATCCGTCACGCCGCTTCGCGGCGCGCCACCTTCCCCTACAGGGAAGGACAGAGGCGTCGCGGGCTTCATCTGCGACGGAGCGCTTCTCCTCGCCCTGCCCTTCGGGCGCGCCACCGCCGCGCAGCTACGTGCGGCGGCCGACTGGGCGCAGGCCCACGGCGGCGGCGAGATCCGCCTCTCCTTTACCCGCGGCGTGCTGATCCCGCACCTCTCCCCTGCCGCCGCCGAGACCATCGGCGGCGAGGCCGAGGCCGCCGGCTTCGTCACGGACCCCGCCGATCCGCGCCTCGCCCTAATCGCCTGCCCGGGCGCTCCCGCCTGCGGACGGGGGAACACTGTCGCGCCGCGGGACGCGCTCGCCCTCGCGGACGCCGTGGGCGCCCTCGCGGCGGCCGGCGCGCGCATCCACGTCTCCGCCTGCCCGAAAGGCTGCGCGCATCCGCGCGCGGCGGATCTCACCCTGGTCGGCCGGCCGGACGGACGCTACGACGTCGTCCCCGGCGGCGCGGCGGGGGATGCGCCCGTGGCCGCCCTGCCCTCGTCCACCATCGCCGCGATCCTGCGGCGAACGCACGACCCGCGCGGCCTCGCCGCCGCCTTCGAAGGACAGACCTGTTGA
- the cobN gene encoding cobaltochelatase subunit CobN, whose product MHLLPASTVSLDEGESAVDLAQPPGDVVVLSFADSDLSALAAARAAAPDGLAVRLASLRRLKHPLSVDLYVESTAAKARFVLVRCLGGLDYWRYGVERLAETARANGIALAVIPGDDRPDPRLADVSTVPAACCDALEAYFTAGGAENMGRLLAGIDAWLGGRRAAIAPPIPTPRGFAWSPEHGPEAPEAALARLPADRPLAPILVYRSAVLAGETGPARALSEALAARGLAPLVLAVSSLKDPEAVDVVRRALAARKPAVILATTAFSAREGAGFVLDGADCPVLQAIPVGTTREAWAASERGLSAADLAMQIALPEFDGRIVAGPISFKAEAAPDPALAFARRESAPDPAGIASVADQAAAWARLSATPRAERRLALILSDYPARGGRTGFAVGLDTPESAVAILDFLTQAGYDAARGIDAKALIPRLLSGPETLRVPLDAYEAWLARLPAARRAELAETWGAPADDPACEGDAFVFRGIRAGKVLVALQPDRGRGDRKASYHDPNLPPTHAYCAFYAALQDPARIDALIHLGTHGTTEWLPGKAVALAPDDWPRLLTGATPVIYPFVVDDPGEAAPAKRRIGAVTIGHLTPEVAEAGLDGETAALKERVEEFSSAQVLDPRRADLVAADILERARASGLAAGCGVDADTPMDEALTRLDAHLCDLAETGFRDGLHVFGVSGDPASAAGEREGLLAALDGRFVAPGPAGSPSRGRVDVMPTGRNLTTLDPRAIPTRAAAELGGRAAAEIVRRHLQEEGDHPRRIVMDLWASPTLRTGGEDIAQALALMGVAPVWDHATTRVTGFEILPIARLDQPRADVTVRVSGAFRDTFPDQLALLDQAARAVAALEEEDDWNALAAARRAGASLARVFGPAPGDNGAGVASLALDGTWETRADLGRAYLANTSHAYGAGGVGTAEASFDARVAAADAFVHTTDVAERDLLDGDAIPDAVGGFAAAAEALGAAPALYSLDTTRAAPKARTLAEDVDRIVRGRLTNARFIEGCLRHGWRGAAELAQGVDALYAYGATTDAVSAHAFEAVFAALIADERVNAKLREANAPAEAAIRERLADALRRGLWVTRSNSVAAALAGESREAAE is encoded by the coding sequence ATGCACCTCCTGCCCGCGAGCACGGTCTCCCTCGACGAGGGCGAGAGCGCCGTCGACCTGGCCCAGCCGCCGGGGGACGTCGTCGTTCTCTCCTTCGCCGATTCGGACCTCTCCGCGCTCGCCGCCGCGCGGGCCGCGGCGCCGGACGGGCTCGCGGTGCGGCTCGCCTCGCTCAGGCGGCTGAAGCACCCGCTCTCGGTCGACCTCTACGTCGAGAGCACCGCGGCGAAGGCGCGCTTCGTGCTGGTGCGCTGCCTCGGCGGGCTCGACTATTGGCGCTACGGCGTGGAGCGGCTCGCCGAGACGGCGCGGGCGAACGGCATCGCGCTCGCGGTGATCCCCGGCGACGACCGGCCGGACCCGCGGCTCGCGGATGTCTCCACGGTTCCAGCGGCCTGCTGCGACGCGCTGGAGGCCTACTTCACCGCCGGCGGGGCCGAGAACATGGGCCGGCTGCTGGCGGGCATCGACGCCTGGCTCGGCGGCCGGCGCGCGGCGATCGCGCCGCCGATCCCGACGCCGCGAGGGTTCGCCTGGTCGCCGGAGCACGGGCCGGAGGCGCCCGAGGCGGCGCTGGCCCGGTTGCCGGCGGATCGTCCTCTCGCGCCGATCCTGGTCTACCGCTCGGCCGTGCTCGCGGGCGAGACCGGGCCGGCGAGAGCGCTGTCGGAGGCGCTCGCCGCGCGCGGGCTCGCGCCGCTGGTGCTCGCGGTGTCGAGCCTGAAGGACCCCGAGGCGGTCGATGTGGTCCGCCGGGCGCTGGCCGCCCGAAAGCCGGCCGTGATCCTCGCCACCACCGCCTTCTCCGCCCGCGAGGGCGCCGGCTTCGTCCTCGACGGCGCCGATTGCCCCGTCCTGCAGGCGATCCCGGTCGGGACGACGCGGGAGGCCTGGGCCGCCTCCGAGCGCGGGCTCTCGGCCGCCGACCTCGCCATGCAGATCGCCCTGCCCGAGTTCGACGGACGCATCGTCGCCGGGCCGATCTCGTTCAAGGCCGAGGCCGCGCCGGACCCGGCGCTCGCCTTCGCCCGGCGCGAGAGCGCGCCCGATCCGGCGGGCATCGCCTCGGTGGCGGACCAGGCCGCCGCCTGGGCGCGGCTTTCCGCGACGCCGCGGGCCGAGCGGCGGCTCGCGCTGATCCTGTCCGACTACCCCGCCCGCGGGGGGCGGACCGGCTTCGCGGTGGGGCTCGACACGCCGGAAAGCGCGGTGGCGATCCTCGATTTCCTGACGCAGGCCGGCTACGACGCCGCGCGAGGCATCGACGCCAAGGCCCTGATCCCGCGGCTCCTCTCCGGCCCGGAGACGCTGCGCGTGCCCCTCGACGCCTACGAGGCCTGGCTCGCCCGGCTCCCCGCCGCCCGACGCGCCGAGCTCGCCGAGACCTGGGGCGCGCCAGCGGACGATCCGGCCTGCGAGGGCGACGCCTTCGTCTTCCGCGGGATCCGCGCCGGGAAGGTGCTCGTCGCCCTCCAGCCCGATCGCGGTCGCGGCGACCGCAAGGCCTCCTACCACGACCCGAACCTGCCCCCGACCCACGCCTATTGCGCCTTCTACGCGGCCCTGCAGGACCCGGCGCGGATCGACGCGCTGATCCATCTCGGCACCCACGGCACCACCGAATGGCTCCCCGGCAAGGCGGTCGCGCTCGCCCCCGACGACTGGCCGCGGCTCCTCACCGGCGCGACGCCGGTGATCTATCCCTTCGTCGTCGACGATCCCGGCGAGGCGGCGCCCGCCAAGCGCCGGATCGGGGCGGTGACGATCGGGCACCTCACGCCGGAGGTCGCCGAGGCCGGCCTCGACGGCGAGACCGCGGCGCTGAAGGAACGGGTGGAGGAGTTCTCCTCCGCCCAGGTGCTCGACCCGCGCCGCGCCGACCTCGTCGCCGCCGACATCCTCGAGCGCGCCCGGGCGAGCGGCCTCGCGGCGGGCTGCGGCGTCGACGCCGACACGCCCATGGACGAGGCGCTCACGCGGCTGGACGCGCATCTGTGCGACCTCGCCGAGACCGGCTTCCGCGACGGGCTGCACGTCTTCGGCGTCTCCGGCGATCCCGCCAGCGCCGCCGGCGAGCGGGAAGGCCTGCTCGCCGCCCTCGACGGCCGCTTCGTCGCGCCCGGTCCCGCCGGCTCGCCCTCGCGGGGGCGCGTCGACGTGATGCCGACCGGCCGCAACCTCACGACCCTCGACCCGCGCGCCATCCCCACCCGCGCCGCCGCGGAGCTGGGAGGGCGCGCCGCCGCCGAGATCGTCCGCCGGCATCTGCAGGAGGAGGGCGATCATCCGCGCCGGATCGTCATGGACCTCTGGGCCTCGCCGACGCTGCGGACGGGGGGCGAGGACATCGCCCAGGCGCTCGCCCTGATGGGCGTCGCGCCGGTCTGGGACCACGCCACGACCCGGGTCACCGGCTTCGAGATCCTGCCCATCGCGAGGCTCGACCAGCCCCGTGCGGACGTGACGGTGCGCGTCTCCGGCGCCTTCCGCGACACCTTTCCCGACCAGCTCGCCCTCCTCGACCAGGCCGCCCGCGCCGTCGCGGCGCTGGAGGAGGAGGACGACTGGAACGCCCTCGCCGCCGCCCGCCGCGCAGGCGCCTCGCTCGCGCGCGTCTTCGGCCCGGCGCCGGGGGACAACGGCGCGGGCGTCGCGAGCCTCGCCCTCGACGGCACCTGGGAGACCCGCGCCGACCTCGGCCGCGCCTATCTCGCCAACACCTCCCACGCCTACGGCGCCGGCGGCGTCGGGACGGCGGAGGCGTCCTTCGACGCGCGCGTCGCGGCCGCCGACGCCTTCGTCCACACGACGGACGTCGCCGAGCGCGACCTGCTCGACGGCGACGCCATTCCCGACGCGGTGGGCGGCTTCGCGGCGGCCGCCGAGGCGCTGGGCGCCGCGCCTGCGCTCTACAGCCTCGACACGACCCGCGCCGCCCCGAAGGCCCGCACCCTCGCCGAGGACGTCGACCGGATCGTGCGCGGGCGGCTGACCAACGCGCGCTTCATCGAGGGCTGCCTGCGCCACGGCTGGCGCGGGGCGGCGGAGCTGGCGCAGGGGGTCGATGCGCTCTACGCCTACGGGGCGACGACGGACGCGGTCTCCGCGCACGCCTTCGAGGCCGTGTTCGCGGCGCTGATCGCCGACGAGCGGGTGAACGCGAAGCTGCGCGAGGCGAACGCGCCGGCGGAAGCCGCGATCCGGGAGCGTCTCGCGGACGCGCTGCGGCGGGGCCTGTGGGTCACGCGCTCGAACTCGGTCGCGGCGGCGCTCGCCGGCGAATCCCGGGAGGCCGCGGAATGA
- the cobW gene encoding cobalamin biosynthesis protein CobW: protein MASLSKIPCTVLTGFLGAGKTTLVRHLVENAGGRRIAVLVNEFGDLGFDGSFLEGCGIEGCTAEDIVELPNGCICCTVADDFVPALTKLLDRENPPEHILIETSGLALPKPLVNAFNWPAIRSRVTVDGVVAVVDGPAVASGLFAHDHDKLAAQRAADASVEHESPLEEVFEDQLLCADVVVLNKVDAMSVDERRRVAADIREHLPRAVEILEVAHGKAEPAALIGLGAAAEADLAARPSHHDDAGEHDHDDFESVAIPVPAVESPDVLLRRVAKAAEVAGVLRIKGFVEVTGKPMRLVVQGVGTRVSQSYDRPWKPGEPRAGSLVVIGLHDFDRDAVARALAG from the coding sequence ATGGCGAGCCTGTCGAAAATTCCCTGCACGGTCCTCACCGGCTTCCTCGGCGCGGGCAAGACCACCCTCGTGCGCCATCTCGTCGAGAACGCGGGGGGGCGCCGCATCGCCGTCCTCGTCAACGAGTTCGGCGATCTCGGCTTCGACGGCTCCTTCCTCGAGGGCTGTGGCATCGAGGGCTGCACGGCCGAGGACATCGTGGAGCTGCCCAACGGCTGTATCTGCTGCACGGTGGCCGACGATTTCGTGCCGGCGCTGACGAAGCTCCTCGACCGGGAGAACCCGCCCGAGCACATCCTCATCGAGACCTCGGGCCTCGCGCTGCCCAAGCCGCTGGTCAACGCCTTCAACTGGCCCGCCATCCGCTCGCGCGTGACGGTCGACGGCGTCGTCGCAGTGGTGGACGGGCCGGCCGTCGCGTCCGGGCTGTTCGCGCACGATCACGACAAGCTCGCCGCCCAGCGCGCGGCGGACGCCTCCGTCGAGCACGAGAGCCCGCTCGAGGAGGTGTTCGAGGACCAGCTCCTGTGTGCCGACGTGGTCGTCCTCAACAAGGTCGACGCCATGTCGGTCGACGAGCGCCGGCGCGTCGCCGCCGACATCCGCGAGCACCTGCCGCGCGCGGTCGAGATCCTCGAGGTCGCCCACGGCAAGGCGGAGCCGGCGGCCCTGATCGGGCTGGGCGCTGCCGCGGAAGCCGATCTCGCCGCAAGGCCCTCCCACCACGACGACGCCGGCGAGCACGATCACGACGACTTCGAGAGCGTCGCCATCCCGGTCCCCGCGGTGGAGAGCCCCGACGTCCTGCTGCGGCGCGTCGCGAAGGCCGCCGAGGTGGCGGGCGTGCTGCGCATCAAGGGCTTCGTCGAGGTGACCGGCAAGCCGATGCGCCTCGTCGTGCAGGGCGTCGGCACCCGCGTCTCGCAGAGCTACGACCGGCCCTGGAAGCCGGGCGAGCCGCGCGCGGGGTCTCTCGTCGTCATCGGCCTGCACGACTTCGACCGCGACGCCGTCGCGCGCGCGCTCGCAGGCTGA
- a CDS encoding DUF1636 domain-containing protein: protein MSASPAEIVLHVCTTCRPAGGPDAKEDRPGSILLRALDDALAARAAAGAPLPVRLAPVECLSVCKRPCTVAATAPDRWTYVWGDLDPATHVEEILEGVAKYAASADGIVPWRERPQIFKKGVVARIPPFPLPTADAAE from the coding sequence ATGAGCGCTTCCCCCGCGGAGATCGTGCTGCACGTGTGCACCACCTGTCGTCCGGCCGGCGGGCCGGACGCCAAGGAGGACCGGCCCGGCTCGATCCTCCTGCGCGCGCTGGACGACGCGCTCGCCGCCCGCGCGGCGGCGGGCGCACCCCTCCCCGTGCGCCTCGCGCCGGTCGAATGCCTGTCCGTCTGCAAGCGGCCCTGCACGGTCGCCGCGACGGCGCCCGACCGCTGGACCTACGTCTGGGGCGACCTCGACCCGGCGACTCATGTCGAGGAGATCCTCGAGGGCGTGGCCAAGTACGCCGCCAGCGCCGACGGGATCGTGCCCTGGCGCGAGCGCCCGCAGATCTTCAAGAAGGGCGTCGTCGCCCGCATCCCCCCGTTCCCGCTCCCGACGGCCGACGCCGCCGAGTAG
- a CDS encoding HupE/UreJ family protein — MTGSNTLKTRFLLAAGGLLAATPALAHHPLGGATPGTLVEGLLSGLGHPIVGVDHLAALVAVGLIAARFGRAFTLPGAWLAAMVAGVAIHLAAIDLPLGETLVALSVVALGVVAAIRPNLPLAAAAGLFAVAGLIHGHVLAEMIIGAETTPLAAYLAGLVAVQGAIMAAIALAAQRLWAGVTTAAPAQLRLAGVAVAAIGLAFLTIGLPDLI; from the coding sequence ATGACCGGATCGAACACCCTGAAGACCCGTTTCCTCCTCGCCGCGGGCGGCCTCCTGGCCGCGACGCCCGCGCTCGCCCACCATCCCCTGGGCGGCGCGACGCCCGGCACCCTCGTCGAGGGCCTGCTGTCGGGCCTCGGACATCCGATCGTCGGCGTCGACCATCTCGCCGCGCTCGTCGCGGTCGGGCTGATCGCGGCGCGCTTCGGGCGCGCCTTCACCCTGCCGGGCGCCTGGCTCGCCGCCATGGTCGCGGGCGTCGCGATCCATCTCGCCGCCATCGACCTGCCGCTCGGCGAGACCCTCGTCGCGCTCTCCGTCGTCGCGCTGGGCGTCGTCGCGGCGATCCGCCCGAACCTGCCGCTCGCCGCCGCCGCCGGGCTGTTCGCCGTGGCGGGCCTGATCCACGGCCACGTCCTGGCGGAGATGATCATCGGCGCGGAGACGACCCCGCTCGCGGCCTATCTCGCCGGCCTCGTGGCGGTCCAGGGCGCGATCATGGCCGCCATCGCGCTCGCCGCGCAGCGCCTGTGGGCGGGCGTGACGACCGCCGCCCCCGCGCAGCTGCGGCTCGCCGGCGTCGCGGTGGCCGCGATCGGCCTCGCCTTCCTCACCATCGGCCTGCCGGACCTGATCTGA
- the cobU gene encoding bifunctional adenosylcobinamide kinase/adenosylcobinamide-phosphate guanylyltransferase: MPSVKPLPRLTFVLGGARSGKSRHAEALVEAQASPWIYVATAQAFDAEMEARIAEHRARRPEGWITRDAPLDLPEAIREGPAGAPILVDCLTLWVTNLILAERDVAEAGAALEAACLDAPGPVVLVSNEVGLGIVPDNALARRFRDEAGRLHQRLAARADAVIFMVAGLPMSVK; the protein is encoded by the coding sequence ATGCCCTCGGTGAAACCCCTACCTCGCCTCACCTTCGTCCTCGGCGGCGCACGCTCCGGCAAGAGCCGGCACGCGGAGGCGCTCGTCGAGGCGCAGGCCTCGCCGTGGATCTACGTGGCGACGGCGCAGGCGTTCGATGCGGAGATGGAGGCGCGAATCGCCGAGCATCGCGCGCGGCGTCCCGAGGGCTGGATCACCCGCGACGCGCCCCTGGACCTGCCGGAGGCGATTCGCGAGGGACCGGCCGGGGCGCCGATCCTGGTCGATTGCCTCACCCTATGGGTGACGAACCTGATCCTGGCCGAGCGCGACGTCGCCGAGGCCGGCGCGGCGCTGGAAGCCGCATGCCTGGACGCGCCGGGGCCGGTCGTGCTCGTGTCGAACGAGGTCGGGCTCGGCATCGTGCCCGACAACGCCCTCGCCCGCCGCTTCCGCGACGAGGCCGGGCGGCTGCATCAGCGGCTCGCGGCGCGGGCGGACGCGGTGATTTTCATGGTGGCCGGGCTGCCGATGAGCGTGAAGTGA
- the cobO gene encoding cob(I)yrinic acid a,c-diamide adenosyltransferase, whose amino-acid sequence MTTDDDAEARRHREKMAKRKAVQDAEVAGKTLEKGLLIVNTGPGKGKSTAAFGLMLRALGRGFRVGVVQFVKGAWETGEKLALARFDDQISWHTMGEGFTWETQDKARDIAAAERAWAKAKELMDDPAIRLVILDELNIALRYAYLPLDEVVATLAARRPDLHVVVTGRNAKPELIEAADLVTEMTLVKHHFAAGVKAQEGIEF is encoded by the coding sequence ATGACGACCGACGACGACGCCGAGGCCCGCCGCCATCGCGAGAAGATGGCCAAGCGCAAGGCTGTGCAGGACGCGGAAGTGGCGGGCAAGACGCTCGAGAAGGGGCTTCTCATCGTCAACACGGGCCCCGGCAAGGGCAAGTCGACGGCGGCCTTCGGGCTGATGCTGCGCGCGCTCGGCCGCGGCTTCCGGGTCGGCGTGGTGCAGTTCGTCAAGGGCGCCTGGGAGACCGGCGAGAAGCTCGCGCTCGCGCGCTTCGACGACCAGATCTCCTGGCACACGATGGGCGAGGGCTTCACCTGGGAGACGCAGGACAAGGCGCGCGACATCGCCGCCGCCGAGCGCGCCTGGGCCAAGGCGAAGGAGCTGATGGACGACCCCGCGATCCGCCTCGTGATCCTCGACGAGCTCAATATCGCGCTGCGCTACGCCTACCTGCCGCTCGACGAGGTGGTCGCCACGCTCGCCGCCCGCCGGCCCGACCTCCACGTCGTCGTCACCGGCCGCAACGCCAAGCCGGAGCTGATCGAGGCCGCCGACCTCGTCACCGAGATGACGCTGGTCAAGCACCATTTCGCGGCCGGCGTGAAGGCGCAGGAAGGGATCGAGTTCTGA